Within Actinoplanes sp. L3-i22, the genomic segment GGGCGGCGGCGGTTTCCGCTTCTACTCGGTCGCGTCGAGCGTTCCGCACCGCTCGGCCGCCGACTACCGGCTCACCGTGGACGGCCTGGTCGACAAGCCCGGCACGTACACGCTGGCGCAGTTGCAGGCGATGCCGCGCACCCGGCTGGTCCGCGACGTGCAGTGCGTGACCGGCTGGCGGGTGCCGCAGACCGCGTTCGCCGGGGTGCTGCTCGCCGACCTGCTGACCGCGGCCGGTGTCCAGCCGGGCGCCACCGCGCTGCGGTTCAGCTGCTTCGACGGCGTTTACAGCGAGAGCCTCACCCTGGAGCAGGCGCGGCGCCCGGACATGCTGGTCGCCTACGAGATGCGCGACGAGCCGGTCAGCGCGGCGCACGGCGGCCCGGTGCGGCTCTACGCCGCGCCGATGTACTTCTACAAGTCGGCCAAGTGGCTGTCCGGGATCACCGTCACCGACCACGTCACGCCCGGCTACTGGGAGGACCGTGGCTACGACGTGGACGGCTGGGTCGGCCGATCGAACGGACGTGATGACCATCCCACCTCCTGAGGCCCCGCTGCGGCGTTTCACGGTCGCCGAGCGCTGGATCCACCGCGGCACCGCCGCCCTGCTGGGCACCGCCATGATCACCGCCGCCTTCCTGTACCTGCCGATGCTCAGCGAACTGGCCGGCCGGCGGGACCTGCTGGTCACGGTGCACGAGTGGACCGGCGTCCTCGGGCTGATCCCGGCGCTCGCCGGCCTGGCGTCCCGGGCCTTCCGGGCCGACCTCGGCCGGCTGAACCGGTTCGTCCCGCACGACCGCGGCTGGCTGCGGGCCACCCTGCGCCGGCGCCCGCACCCGAGCGGGAAGTTCAACGCCGGCCAGAAGCTGTTCGCGGCCCTCGCCACCGGCGCCGTCCTGGTGATGACCGGGACCGGGCTGATCCTGTGGTTCCCGGGCCTGACGCCGCTGGTCACGCGGACCGGGGCGACCTTCGTCCACGACTGGGGCGCGCTGCTGCTGGGCACCGCGGTCGCCGGGCACATCTGGATCGCCTCGAACGATCCGGAGGCCCGCCTCGGCCTGCGCACCGGATTCGTGTCGCGCTCGTGGGCCCGCCGCCACCACCCGCTGTGGGAGGCCGACAAGCGATGAACAACAGGCTGCGCCCCTTCTCAGGGTGACCTCCGCCGGACCACACTGCCAGGGGAGTCCACTCTGGAGGTAGCTGTGCGGATGAGACGGTCAGCTGTCGGGGCCTTGACGTTGTCGTTGATCGTGCTGGGGCTGCAGGCGCCCGCGGCCGCCAACCCGGCCGGTACGGCCGTCGTGATCAGTGAGGTCTACGTCAACGGCGGCTCGGCCGGGGCGAGCTTCGCCAACAAGTTCGTCGAGTTCTACAACCCGGCGTCGAGCGCGGTCACCCTGGCCGGGACCACGCTGCAGTACCGGGCCGCGACCAGCACGGTCACCCCGAGCGGGGCGCAGGTGTTCGCGCTGTCCGGCACGGTCGCGGCGCACGGGCACTTCCTCGTGCAGCTGCCCGGCAACGGTGCGGCGAATCCGGGCGCGGCGCTGCCCACGCCGGATCTGAGCACCGGGACCAGCGTCAACCCGGGCGCGGCCGGCGGCACGCTCTACCTCGCCGCGAGCACGTCCGGGGTGCTGCCGACCGATGCCGCGGTGCTCGACAAGGTGGGCTGGGGGACCAGCAACTCGCCGGAGGGGACCGCGCCGACCGGCAACTCGATCGTGCTGAGCTACCAGCGGGCCGCGAACGGCGCGGACACCGACGACAACGCCGCCGACTTCACGGTGGCCGCGCCGGCGCCGCAGAACTCGGCGGACGGCGGGACGAGCGCGCCGCTCGCGTTGACGAATCCGGGCCCGCAGAACGCCACGACCGGGTCGGCGATCACGCCGGTGACGCTGGTCGCGGCGGGCGGCTCCCCGCCGTACGTATGGAAGGCTCTTGATCTGCCCTTGGGTCTGGAAATCTCGGACGCGGGCGTGATCTCGGGGACGCCGACGACCGCCGGCAGCTCGTCGGTGACCGCGACCGTGACCGATTCTGCCGGTGCGACCGCCTCGACGACATTCACCTTCGTCGTTGCCGAGCCCGCTCCCGTGCTGCCGATCGCGGAAATTCAAGGGATCAACACCGACATTTCGCCGTACGTGGGTAAGACCGTCGCCGCCGACGGAGTCGTCACGGCCGTCTATCCGACCGGCGGCTTCAACGGGTTCTTCGTCGAGACCGGCGGTGCCGACACCACGCCGGGCGCCTCGGACGGCGTGTTCGTCTTCGGCTCGCAGTCCGCGGCGCAGGTCAGCGTGGGTGACTCGGTGCGGGTCACCGGCAAGGTCGCCGAGTTCCAGGGCGAGACCGAGATCACCGCCCCGTCGGTGACCGAGCTCGCCACCGCCCTGGAGCCGGTCCAGCCCCGGAGCCTGCCCTGGTCGGACCTGACGACCGACGCGCAGAAGGAAGCCCACGAGGGCGAGCTGGTCACGCCGCAGGGCGCGTTCACCGTGTCCGATAATTACGACACCAACTGGTACGGCTCGTTCACCCTGGCCGCCGGCGACGAACCGCTCCGCCAGCCGACCGACGCCGGCCGGCCGGGCAGCCCGCAGGCGCAGGCCGTGGTCGCCGGCAACGCCGCCCGCATGATCACCCTCGACGACGGCGCGAGCGTCAACTACAGCTCGGCCGCGAACACCGGCACCCCGCTGCCGTGGCTGACCCCGGACAACCCGGTCACGATCGGCGCGAAGGTCGCCTTCCACCAGCCGGTCGTGCTCGACTACCGCTTCGCGCTGTGGAACTTCCAGCCGACCGCGCGGGTCACCGACGCCGGCCGGGCCGTCGCGACCTTCAGCGACCTGCGCACCGGCAACCAGCAGCCGGCCGCGGTCGGCGGCGGCGCCCGTCTGGCCACGTTCAACGTGGAGAACTACTTCCCGATGACCGGCGAGCGGTACGTCGCCGCCGGGCTGGGCACCTGCACCTACTACAACGACCGGGCCGGCACCCCGATCGGCGTCAACACCTGCACCGGCAGCGGCCCGCGCGGCGCGGCGACCGCGGCCGGCTTCGCCCGCCAGCAGGCCAAGATCGTGACCGGGATCAACCGGCTCGACGCGAGCGTCGTCTCGCTCGAGGAGATCGAGAACTCGGTCAAGTTCGGCGAGCCGCGCGACACCGCGCTGGCCGGGCTGGTCGACGCGCTGAACGCGGCCGCCGGGTCGGAGATCTGGGCGTACGTGCCGTCGCCGGTCGCCGACCAGCTGCCGCCGGTGAGCCAGCAGGACGTCATCCGGACCGCGTTCATCTACAAGAAGGCGCAGGTCGCGACGGTCGGCACGGCGGTCGTGCTGACCGGGCTGTCCGACCCGGGCGAGCCGTTCTCGATCGCCCGGCAGCCGCTCGCGCAGGGCTTCAAGAAGGCCGGCGCGAGCGACACCGACGTGTTCCTGGTCGTCGCGAACCACTGGAAGTCCAAGGGCGCGGGCACGCCGCTCTACCCGGGGGACGTGGAGGACACCTCGTCGCCGGCGGTGAACCAGGGCGCGTACAACGAGACCCGGGTGCACGAGGCCGAGGCGGTGGTGACGTTCGCGGCGCAGCGGGCCGACGCGCTGCGGACCGACCGGATCTTCCTGCTCGGGGACTTCAACGCGTACACCCACGAGGACCCGATGGAGAAGCTGTACGCGGCCGGGTACGCCGACCTCGGCAGCGTGCTCGACCCGGCCGAGCAGACCTACTCGTTCAACGGCCTGGAAGGCTCGCTCGACCACATCCTCGCCAGCCCGGCGGCGAAAGCCCTGGTCACCGGCGCGGACGTGTGGCAGATCAACGCGCAGGAGGCGATCGCGTACGCCTACAGCCGGTACAACTACAACGCGACCCTGCTGTTCGACGCGACCGACCCGTTCGCCGCGTCCGACCACGACCCGGTCCTGGCCGGACTGAACCTGCCGTCGACGCCGGCCTTCGACCCGAAGACGATCTACCACACCGGCGACGTGGTCAGCTACGCCGGCGCGACCTGGCGGGCGCTGTGGTGGACGGCGATCATCGCGCCGGGCGCCCCCTACGGCGCCTGGGAGGAGATCGCGGTGACCTCGGACGGGACCGCGCTGTGGACCCCGTCGCGGATCTTCGTGGCCGGTGACATCGTGGTCTACCAGGGCAAGAAGTACGTCGCCCAGTGGTGGACCCGCAACCAGCCGCCGGGTCAGCCCTACGGCC encodes:
- a CDS encoding ExeM/NucH family extracellular endonuclease, whose protein sequence is MTLSLIVLGLQAPAAANPAGTAVVISEVYVNGGSAGASFANKFVEFYNPASSAVTLAGTTLQYRAATSTVTPSGAQVFALSGTVAAHGHFLVQLPGNGAANPGAALPTPDLSTGTSVNPGAAGGTLYLAASTSGVLPTDAAVLDKVGWGTSNSPEGTAPTGNSIVLSYQRAANGADTDDNAADFTVAAPAPQNSADGGTSAPLALTNPGPQNATTGSAITPVTLVAAGGSPPYVWKALDLPLGLEISDAGVISGTPTTAGSSSVTATVTDSAGATASTTFTFVVAEPAPVLPIAEIQGINTDISPYVGKTVAADGVVTAVYPTGGFNGFFVETGGADTTPGASDGVFVFGSQSAAQVSVGDSVRVTGKVAEFQGETEITAPSVTELATALEPVQPRSLPWSDLTTDAQKEAHEGELVTPQGAFTVSDNYDTNWYGSFTLAAGDEPLRQPTDAGRPGSPQAQAVVAGNAARMITLDDGASVNYSSAANTGTPLPWLTPDNPVTIGAKVAFHQPVVLDYRFALWNFQPTARVTDAGRAVATFSDLRTGNQQPAAVGGGARLATFNVENYFPMTGERYVAAGLGTCTYYNDRAGTPIGVNTCTGSGPRGAATAAGFARQQAKIVTGINRLDASVVSLEEIENSVKFGEPRDTALAGLVDALNAAAGSEIWAYVPSPVADQLPPVSQQDVIRTAFIYKKAQVATVGTAVVLTGLSDPGEPFSIARQPLAQGFKKAGASDTDVFLVVANHWKSKGAGTPLYPGDVEDTSSPAVNQGAYNETRVHEAEAVVTFAAQRADALRTDRIFLLGDFNAYTHEDPMEKLYAAGYADLGSVLDPAEQTYSFNGLEGSLDHILASPAAKALVTGADVWQINAQEAIAYAYSRYNYNATLLFDATDPFAASDHDPVLAGLNLPSTPAFDPKTIYHTGDVVSYAGATWRALWWTAIIAPGAPYGAWEEIAVTSDGTALWTPSRIFVAGDIVVYQGKKYVAQWWTRNQPPGQPYGPWKLAA
- a CDS encoding molybdopterin-dependent oxidoreductase; this translates as MSQDDDDRAGTPVGRRIVLGVLALGAAGVAFGARVQKSTDGVLAAIGSKDPTGLTGLLPGGGGFRFYSVASSVPHRSAADYRLTVDGLVDKPGTYTLAQLQAMPRTRLVRDVQCVTGWRVPQTAFAGVLLADLLTAAGVQPGATALRFSCFDGVYSESLTLEQARRPDMLVAYEMRDEPVSAAHGGPVRLYAAPMYFYKSAKWLSGITVTDHVTPGYWEDRGYDVDGWVGRSNGRDDHPTS
- a CDS encoding cytochrome b/b6 domain-containing protein — protein: MTIPPPEAPLRRFTVAERWIHRGTAALLGTAMITAAFLYLPMLSELAGRRDLLVTVHEWTGVLGLIPALAGLASRAFRADLGRLNRFVPHDRGWLRATLRRRPHPSGKFNAGQKLFAALATGAVLVMTGTGLILWFPGLTPLVTRTGATFVHDWGALLLGTAVAGHIWIASNDPEARLGLRTGFVSRSWARRHHPLWEADKR